A section of the Triticum dicoccoides isolate Atlit2015 ecotype Zavitan chromosome 7A, WEW_v2.0, whole genome shotgun sequence genome encodes:
- the LOC119327891 gene encoding histone H3.3-like, whose amino-acid sequence MAAGDFSRAYSNISVLFGCLGIAFKFALMDYIAKASGRSSAPLSSPATCSAVHEQTMLKVLLMARTKQTTRKSTGGKAPRKQLATKVSARKSAPTTGGVKKPHRYRPGTVALREIRKYQKSTELLIRKLPFQRLVREITQDFKTDLRFQSHAMLALQEAAEAYLVGLFEDPWREVLRACDVIKIFATLNGFIPLDDLNHQDL is encoded by the exons ATGGCGGCGGGGGACTTCTCGCGTGCCTACTCCAACATCTCCGTCCTCTTTGGCTGCCTCGGCATCGCCTTCAAATTTGCCTTGATGGACTACATCGCCAAGGCAAGCGGCCGCTCCTCAGCCCCCCTCTCCTCCCCCGCTACCTGCTCTGCTGTTCA TGAACAAACTATGCTAAAG GTTTTGCTCATGGCTCGTACTAAGCAGACTACTCGTAAGTCCACTGGAGGAAAGGCTCCTAGGAAGCAGCTAGCCACCAAGGTTT CTGCCCGTAAGTCTGCTCCCACAACTGGAGGAGTGAAGAAGCCTCACCGTTACCGCCCTGGAACTGTTGCTCTTCG TGAGATCCGCAAGTACCAGAAGAGCACGGAGCTTCTCATCAGGAAGCTTCCATTCCAGAGGCTTGTTAGGGAGATTACCCAGGACTTCAAG ACTGACCTCCGCTTCCAGAGCCATGCGATGCTGGCCCTTCAGGAGGCTGCAGAGGCCTACCTGGTGGGTCTCTTCGAGGATCCGTGGCGAGAGGTCTTAAG AGCCTGTGATGTTATCAAAATATTTGCTACTCTTAATGGGTTTATCCCACTTGATGATCTTAACCACCAAGATCTCTGA